In the Candidatus Electrothrix rattekaaiensis genome, one interval contains:
- a CDS encoding restriction endonuclease subunit S, producing the protein MQRFERYSGYKDSGVDWIGEIPEGWRSMRLSSLGNFSKGGGFSKSDLTEQGVSAVLYGDIYTRYDFFVNQAVRKISEKTSLNSVMVHQGDLLLTGSGETAEDIGKCVAYKGSEPAFAGGDVIIFKQKKQDSNYLSYLLNSHHIREEKAKTAKGEIIVHTYGSKLKNIFIPLPPLPEQTAIATFLDKKTTKIDTAIAQKEQMISLLKERKQILIQNAVTKGIDPAAKMKDSGVDWIGEIPVGWDILSNKVLFQESKAGGNDTLPLLSVSLHSGISSGELGEEENIRGKVKIEDKSSYKLVRPHYIAYNMMRAWQGAIGAVAVDGMVSPAYVVAIPNEILINSVYFEFQYRTSSFIQQMNRFSKGITDFRKRLYWNEFKQLNTIVPPLGVQEEIVDFIETQSAKIDTSITLQQQQITKLKEYKSILIDHAVTGKIKVA; encoded by the coding sequence ATGCAGCGGTTTGAGAGATATTCGGGGTATAAGGATTCTGGGGTGGATTGGATTGGGGAGATTCCTGAAGGGTGGCGTTCAATGAGGCTCTCATCTTTGGGAAATTTCTCAAAAGGTGGTGGTTTCTCAAAATCTGATTTAACAGAACAAGGCGTTTCTGCTGTCCTTTATGGTGATATTTACACTCGGTATGATTTTTTTGTTAATCAAGCTGTTAGAAAGATTTCTGAAAAAACTTCTCTGAATTCTGTAATGGTACATCAAGGTGATTTACTTCTGACAGGTTCAGGCGAAACAGCTGAAGATATTGGCAAGTGTGTTGCCTATAAGGGATCCGAACCTGCTTTTGCGGGTGGCGATGTTATCATCTTTAAGCAAAAAAAACAGGACAGCAATTATCTCTCATATTTGCTCAATTCTCATCACATAAGGGAAGAGAAGGCGAAAACGGCAAAGGGCGAGATTATAGTTCATACTTACGGGTCGAAATTAAAGAATATATTTATCCCTTTACCCCCCCTCCCAGAACAAACCGCCATAGCCACCTTCCTCGACAAAAAGACCACCAAAATCGACACCGCCATCGCCCAAAAAGAGCAGATGATTTCCCTCCTCAAAGAGCGGAAGCAAATCCTCATCCAAAATGCGGTCACCAAGGGGATTGATCCCGCTGCAAAAATGAAAGATTCTGGGGTGGATTGGATTGGGGAGATTCCCGTGGGCTGGGACATTTTGTCCAATAAAGTCCTTTTTCAGGAATCAAAAGCTGGTGGAAACGATACATTGCCCCTCTTGTCTGTTTCTTTGCACTCAGGAATATCTTCAGGTGAACTTGGTGAAGAGGAAAATATCCGGGGAAAAGTCAAGATCGAGGACAAGAGCAGTTATAAGCTGGTAAGGCCTCATTATATCGCCTATAACATGATGCGGGCTTGGCAAGGTGCTATCGGTGCTGTTGCTGTTGATGGCATGGTCAGTCCGGCCTATGTCGTAGCAATCCCCAACGAAATCCTCATCAACTCCGTCTATTTCGAATTTCAGTATCGAACCAGTTCCTTTATCCAACAGATGAATCGGTTTTCAAAGGGCATTACAGATTTCAGAAAGCGGCTTTATTGGAATGAATTCAAGCAGCTCAATACAATCGTTCCCCCGCTTGGGGTTCAAGAAGAGATCGTCGATTTCATCGAAACCCAATCCGCAAAAATCGACACCTCCATAACCCTCCAACAGCAACAAATAACCAAGCTCAAAGAATACAAATCCATCCTCATCGACCACGCCGTAACCGGCAAAATCAAGGTAGCTTAG
- a CDS encoding type II toxin-antitoxin system PemK/MazF family toxin — translation MKRGEIRWYTFARPDKKRPVLILTRNSVLVYLNEVTIAPITSTIRDIPSEVFLCEADGMFKDCAVNCDHLQTVAKGKIGSLITSLSSDKMAEVGKAVQFALDISVP, via the coding sequence ATGAAGCGTGGCGAGATACGTTGGTATACATTTGCTCGACCGGATAAAAAAAGACCGGTTCTTATTCTGACACGCAATTCTGTGTTGGTGTATCTCAATGAAGTCACTATCGCACCCATCACAAGCACTATCCGCGATATACCATCGGAGGTTTTTCTCTGTGAAGCTGATGGGATGTTTAAAGATTGCGCTGTCAACTGTGACCATCTACAAACGGTTGCAAAGGGAAAAATTGGTTCATTGATCACATCTCTGTCTTCGGACAAGATGGCTGAAGTCGGCAAGGCTGTGCAATTTGCTCTTGATATCTCAGTGCCGTAG
- a CDS encoding ribbon-helix-helix domain-containing protein → MRTIQMTLDDDLVKEVDRIAKQLRINRSAFTRKALREALTRHSIKKLERKHRQGYERQPVAADEFSCWETEQVWGDE, encoded by the coding sequence ATGAGAACAATTCAAATGACGCTTGACGATGATCTTGTCAAAGAAGTTGACCGCATTGCAAAACAACTTCGTATAAATCGATCCGCTTTCACAAGAAAGGCTTTGCGGGAGGCACTTACCCGCCATAGCATCAAGAAGCTGGAGCGCAAGCACCGGCAGGGATACGAACGCCAGCCCGTTGCAGCTGATGAGTTTTCATGCTGGGAAACAGAGCAGGTCTGGGGTGATGAATGA
- a CDS encoding class I SAM-dependent DNA methyltransferase, with the protein MDTAVHNRLVSFIWSIADDALRDIYVRGKYRDVILPMVVLRRLDALLEPSKEAVLEELAFQRDEAGFTEWDEAGLCEASGFVFYNTSPWTLQKIYATASNSQQLLLANFEEYLNGFSTNVKEIIDKFKLRAQARHMAGKDVLLNVLEKFTSPHINLTPFAKEDPEGRTLPPLSNLGMGYVFEELIRKFNEENNEEAGEHFTPREVIDLMTHIVFEPIKDNLPPVMTVYDPACGSGGMLTESQNFIKDPDGSIRAEGDVYLYGKEINDETYAICKSDMMIKGNNPENIRVGSTLSSDEFAGINFDFMLSNPPYGKSWSSEVKYIKDGKEVIDPRFLVPLKDHWGQSQDCEATPRSSDGQLLFLMEMVSKMKLRSQSPTGSRIASVHNGSSLFTGDAGGGESNIRRYIIENDLLDCIVQLPNNLFYNTGITTYIWFLTNNKEAQRQGRVLLIDASQRFSKLRKNLGAKNCELTAEHIAEIQAAYVQFKAIKPQEDSGLAAQVFANADFGYRKVTINRPNRLKAQFTEERIAGLRFEKSLYEPMLWAWQSFGERVYTELPALEKEMLAWCEEQGLDLNAKKRKALVSDALWQKQRHLLSVAEALLKEMGTAESMDFNAFSAQVDQLLKKAKIKLSASEKKRILAAVSWYDADAAKVVQKTLKLSTAKLAALCERLGCSEEDLPDSLSDSLPDYGYFPGEKKGSFLAYEPASELRDTENIPLKEEVHGYFLREVKPHVAEAWMDLEKTKIGYEISFNKYFYQHKPLRGLEEVAGEILALEQESEGLIMDILGV; encoded by the coding sequence ATGGATACAGCTGTACATAATAGATTAGTCTCCTTTATCTGGTCCATCGCCGATGATGCTCTCCGTGATATCTATGTCCGGGGAAAATACCGGGATGTGATCCTGCCTATGGTGGTGTTGCGGCGTTTGGATGCCCTGCTGGAACCCAGCAAGGAGGCGGTCTTGGAAGAGCTGGCCTTTCAGCGGGACGAGGCCGGTTTTACCGAATGGGATGAGGCCGGACTCTGTGAGGCTAGCGGCTTTGTTTTCTACAACACCAGCCCCTGGACCCTGCAGAAAATCTATGCCACGGCCAGCAATAGCCAACAGCTCCTCTTGGCCAATTTTGAAGAGTACCTCAATGGTTTTTCGACCAATGTCAAAGAGATCATCGACAAGTTCAAACTCAGGGCCCAGGCCCGGCATATGGCGGGCAAGGATGTGCTGCTCAATGTCCTGGAAAAATTCACCTCCCCCCATATCAACCTGACCCCCTTTGCCAAGGAAGACCCTGAAGGGCGAACCCTGCCGCCGCTCAGCAACCTGGGCATGGGCTATGTCTTTGAAGAGCTGATCCGTAAATTCAATGAAGAGAATAACGAGGAAGCTGGCGAACATTTCACCCCTCGGGAGGTCATTGATCTGATGACCCATATTGTCTTTGAGCCGATCAAGGACAACCTGCCCCCGGTGATGACGGTCTATGATCCGGCCTGCGGTTCCGGCGGAATGCTCACGGAATCGCAGAATTTCATCAAAGATCCTGATGGCAGTATCCGGGCCGAGGGGGATGTCTATCTCTACGGCAAGGAGATCAACGACGAGACCTATGCCATCTGCAAGTCCGACATGATGATCAAGGGCAATAATCCCGAGAATATCCGGGTGGGTTCCACCCTGTCCAGCGATGAATTTGCCGGCATCAATTTTGATTTCATGCTCTCCAATCCGCCCTATGGCAAATCCTGGAGCTCAGAGGTCAAGTACATCAAAGACGGCAAGGAGGTCATTGACCCTCGTTTTCTGGTGCCGCTCAAGGATCACTGGGGCCAGAGCCAGGATTGCGAGGCCACTCCCCGTTCCTCGGATGGCCAGCTCCTCTTTTTGATGGAGATGGTGAGCAAGATGAAGTTACGCTCCCAAAGTCCCACCGGTTCTCGCATTGCCTCGGTCCATAATGGCTCCAGCCTCTTTACCGGCGATGCCGGGGGCGGGGAGAGCAATATCCGCCGCTACATCATTGAGAACGATCTGCTGGACTGCATTGTCCAGTTGCCGAACAATCTTTTTTACAATACCGGTATTACCACTTATATCTGGTTTCTGACCAATAATAAGGAGGCGCAACGCCAGGGCAGGGTGCTGCTCATTGATGCCTCCCAGCGTTTTAGTAAGCTGCGCAAGAATCTGGGGGCCAAGAACTGCGAACTCACGGCGGAGCATATTGCTGAGATCCAGGCGGCCTATGTGCAGTTCAAGGCCATCAAGCCCCAGGAGGACAGCGGGCTGGCAGCCCAGGTCTTTGCCAATGCGGATTTTGGGTATCGCAAGGTCACCATCAACCGGCCCAACCGCTTAAAGGCCCAGTTTACAGAGGAACGGATCGCGGGCCTCCGCTTTGAGAAATCCCTATACGAGCCCATGCTCTGGGCCTGGCAGAGCTTTGGCGAGCGGGTCTATACGGAGCTGCCAGCTTTGGAAAAGGAGATGCTGGCTTGGTGTGAAGAGCAGGGGCTGGATCTGAACGCCAAGAAACGCAAGGCCCTGGTGTCGGATGCGCTGTGGCAGAAACAGCGGCATCTGCTCAGCGTGGCTGAAGCCCTGCTCAAGGAGATGGGCACGGCAGAGTCTATGGATTTTAATGCGTTTTCAGCACAGGTTGATCAGCTCCTGAAAAAGGCGAAAATCAAGCTCTCTGCCTCGGAAAAGAAGCGTATTCTTGCGGCAGTGAGTTGGTATGATGCGGATGCGGCCAAGGTGGTTCAGAAGACGCTCAAGCTGAGCACGGCCAAGCTCGCGGCCCTGTGTGAGCGACTGGGGTGTTCTGAGGAAGATTTGCCTGATTCTTTGTCGGATTCTTTGCCGGATTACGGTTATTTTCCTGGGGAGAAGAAGGGCAGCTTTCTGGCGTATGAACCAGCCTCTGAGCTGCGGGATACGGAGAATATTCCGCTCAAGGAGGAGGTGCATGGCTATTTTCTGCGCGAGGTCAAACCCCATGTTGCTGAGGCTTGGATGGATCTGGAAAAGACCAAGATTGGTTACGAGATCAGCTTTAACAAGTATTTTTATCAGCATAAGCCGCTGCGAGGGTTGGAGGAGGTTGCCGGGGAGATTTTGGCCTTGGAGCAGGAGAGTGAGGGGTTGATTATGGATATTTTGGGGGTGTAG
- a CDS encoding DUF6172 family protein gives MKKTFLLTHPKIKRPRRVEAIKYEVKKYIKRERRKTLPKDVDFWDFDCRFGADEATSEVIHPAEINKYISQAETKELASFYLEILAKPGRRTKKPQTKPGAF, from the coding sequence ATGAAAAAAACGTTTCTGTTGACCCATCCAAAGATCAAACGGCCAAGACGTGTTGAAGCCATCAAATACGAGGTGAAAAAATATATAAAAAGAGAGCGGAGAAAAACGCTCCCCAAAGATGTCGATTTTTGGGATTTTGACTGTCGCTTTGGTGCTGACGAGGCAACAAGCGAAGTAATTCATCCGGCTGAAATTAACAAATACATTTCTCAGGCCGAAACAAAAGAGCTTGCATCTTTTTACTTGGAAATTCTGGCCAAACCGGGGCGTCGAACCAAAAAACCACAGACTAAACCGGGTGCATTTTAG
- a CDS encoding DUF5678 domain-containing protein → MIENNLSMNVTSAIIADSDFVYSHPYESKAIFLQAVDTFVSQFDLFDYAETKEINCDYKVEVLERLIYSLLKEGNLKEAKCVIEEFRCYSSPLLDKWQKALTRPSKKNNKIASLKKGEMENDFNLISRYREKYRNQWVALVGNKIIASNNSLSGLKKQMKTIDTGDDITFLKL, encoded by the coding sequence ATGATAGAAAATAATTTAAGCATGAATGTTACAAGTGCAATAATAGCTGATAGTGATTTTGTTTATAGTCATCCTTATGAGAGTAAAGCTATTTTTTTACAGGCAGTTGATACCTTTGTAAGTCAATTTGATCTGTTTGACTATGCTGAGACAAAAGAAATTAACTGTGATTACAAAGTGGAAGTGCTAGAACGTTTGATTTATAGCCTGCTAAAGGAAGGCAATTTAAAAGAAGCAAAATGTGTAATCGAGGAATTTAGGTGCTACTCTTCTCCACTTCTTGATAAATGGCAAAAAGCATTAACGAGGCCGTCCAAGAAAAATAACAAAATAGCATCGCTAAAGAAAGGGGAGATGGAGAATGATTTTAACTTGATTAGCAGGTATAGAGAGAAATATAGAAATCAATGGGTTGCTTTGGTAGGTAATAAAATTATCGCATCAAACAATAGTTTATCAGGATTAAAAAAACAAATGAAAACAATTGATACAGGTGATGATATTACATTCCTCAAGTTATGA
- a CDS encoding TIGR04255 family protein, which translates to MSKLKNAPLVEVVFEIRWGKTIKRERELLVEFSQEEQSLMPGKFQLLADKQGFSQLEVLKNQPPLPHLVKYRYRKDNRGYPLYQLGNGVFTVNQIDYDGFNYEWESFENDIERGVTLLEESYPFSIKELPLIDIQLRYRDAVQSNENESLFDFINNSLEIGAFSLPAALTHDTNVKTDMPMGSVTLQVECEKPKGNLICRINSGTHDNAKVFVIDFIVTSKANFFTEISKESLISWSKSAHEHQRLIFNAFFKKEILETFS; encoded by the coding sequence ATGTCAAAATTGAAAAATGCTCCCCTAGTCGAAGTTGTTTTTGAAATAAGGTGGGGGAAAACAATCAAAAGAGAAAGAGAATTGCTTGTTGAATTTTCTCAAGAAGAACAATCTCTGATGCCTGGAAAATTTCAGTTACTCGCTGACAAGCAAGGGTTTAGCCAGTTAGAGGTGTTGAAAAATCAGCCTCCCTTGCCACATCTGGTAAAATATAGATATAGAAAAGATAATAGGGGCTATCCTTTGTATCAACTTGGTAACGGTGTTTTTACTGTTAACCAGATAGATTACGATGGTTTTAACTACGAATGGGAAAGTTTTGAAAATGATATAGAACGTGGAGTTACTCTTCTAGAAGAAAGCTACCCTTTCTCAATCAAAGAATTACCTTTAATTGACATTCAATTGCGATACAGAGACGCGGTTCAGTCGAATGAAAACGAATCACTATTTGACTTTATTAACAATAGTTTAGAGATAGGAGCGTTTTCGCTGCCAGCTGCTTTGACTCATGATACAAATGTCAAAACAGATATGCCAATGGGGTCTGTTACCTTGCAAGTTGAATGTGAGAAACCAAAGGGGAATTTAATTTGTCGGATAAATTCTGGAACGCATGATAACGCCAAGGTCTTTGTCATAGACTTTATTGTTACTTCGAAAGCAAATTTCTTTACTGAAATATCAAAAGAATCATTAATATCTTGGTCTAAGTCTGCCCATGAGCATCAACGATTAATTTTTAATGCTTTTTTTAAAAAAGAAATCTTGGAGACATTCTCATGA
- the moaA gene encoding GTP 3',8-cyclase MoaA, which translates to MHARKNSPPEVEPPDSTELKDLFSRTVSYLRLSLTDRCNLKCLYCVPEKDRSECSPRLDHNDLLSYEELLRVVRVAVSLGISKLRLTGGEPLVRKNIMHFIDQLAKIDNLNDIRITTNGVLLEQFADPLAAAGIRKINISLDTLKPERFARITGKDCFAQVWKGIERAQVAGFSPIKLNTVVMRGINDDELEDFVRMSQDTAMQIRFIEFMPIGASSSWDKKAYMSSDEIMERIRELGELIPVSKGRADGPATMFRAGQGAKGKIGFISPISHRFCDRCNRLRLTSEGMLRSCLLDDRETDLRSVLRQGGSEQDIQQALVAAVRNKPKGHQMEERLKNQGENCHGRMSRIGG; encoded by the coding sequence ATGCATGCAAGAAAAAACAGCCCGCCCGAGGTTGAGCCACCGGACAGCACGGAATTAAAAGATTTATTCTCCAGAACCGTTTCTTATCTGCGTCTGTCCCTGACAGATCGCTGTAACCTGAAATGCCTGTACTGTGTACCGGAAAAAGATCGTTCCGAATGTTCACCCCGCCTTGATCATAATGATCTGCTCAGCTATGAGGAGCTGTTGCGGGTTGTGCGGGTGGCTGTTTCTCTGGGAATATCCAAGCTGCGTCTCACTGGGGGGGAACCGCTTGTCCGCAAAAACATCATGCATTTTATAGACCAATTGGCGAAAATTGACAACCTCAACGATATACGAATAACAACGAATGGGGTTTTGCTGGAACAATTTGCTGATCCTCTGGCTGCCGCCGGTATCAGAAAGATTAATATCAGCCTCGATACGCTCAAGCCGGAGCGATTTGCCCGCATTACCGGGAAGGATTGTTTTGCCCAGGTTTGGAAGGGGATTGAGCGGGCACAGGTAGCGGGCTTTTCGCCGATCAAGCTGAACACGGTGGTGATGCGGGGTATTAATGATGATGAACTAGAAGACTTTGTCCGAATGTCGCAGGATACTGCGATGCAGATTCGCTTTATCGAGTTTATGCCTATCGGTGCCTCGTCAAGCTGGGACAAAAAGGCCTATATGTCCTCGGATGAGATTATGGAACGCATAAGAGAGTTGGGAGAATTGATTCCGGTTTCTAAGGGAAGGGCCGACGGGCCAGCAACCATGTTCAGGGCAGGGCAGGGGGCAAAGGGAAAGATCGGCTTTATTAGCCCGATCAGTCACCGTTTCTGTGACCGCTGTAACCGGTTACGCCTGACCTCAGAGGGAATGCTCCGTTCCTGCCTGCTTGATGATCGGGAGACCGACCTTCGTTCTGTTCTCCGTCAAGGAGGCTCTGAGCAGGATATCCAGCAGGCCCTGGTGGCCGCTGTTCGCAATAAGCCCAAAGGGCATCAGATGGAGGAGCGGCTCAAGAACCAAGGCGAGAATTGTCATGGGCGGATGTCGCGTATTGGGGGGTGA
- the tsaD gene encoding tRNA (adenosine(37)-N6)-threonylcarbamoyltransferase complex transferase subunit TsaD, whose product MLILAIESSCDDTAAAVLEADDRVFSRVLSNVVSSQFEVHAQFGGIVPELASRCHIEAIWPVVHQALTEAGLSLQDIDLIAATQGPGLVGSLLVGFTFAKAVALVRQIPCTGVDHLTGHLLAILLEKEEDRPTFPYTALVVSGGNTSLFAVDSTTEFRLLGRTRDDAAGEAFDKVAKLLDLGYPGGPTVSRLAEQGNANAIAFPRAWLDKDSLDFSFSGLKTSVANYVNQCRQKNKPVPTEDICASFEQAVVDVLVEKTLGAAEQAGHTQVVIGGGVAANKKLRQQLKTRCAEAGLCCFTPSPEYCTDNAAMIGLAGYFQFVAGSTVAPDADAFSRSPLN is encoded by the coding sequence ATGCTCATACTTGCCATAGAAAGTTCCTGTGACGACACTGCGGCGGCTGTCCTGGAAGCCGATGACCGGGTCTTTTCCAGGGTGCTGTCTAATGTGGTTAGCAGCCAGTTCGAGGTGCACGCCCAATTCGGCGGCATTGTCCCAGAGTTGGCTTCCCGTTGCCATATCGAAGCAATCTGGCCGGTGGTACATCAGGCCTTGACTGAGGCTGGCCTGTCTCTTCAAGATATTGATCTGATTGCCGCCACCCAAGGGCCGGGCCTGGTCGGCTCCCTCTTAGTGGGATTTACCTTTGCCAAGGCAGTGGCCTTGGTCCGGCAGATCCCCTGCACCGGCGTGGATCATCTGACCGGACATCTGCTGGCTATTCTGCTGGAAAAAGAAGAAGACCGGCCTACATTCCCCTATACCGCCCTAGTAGTCTCCGGCGGCAACACCTCGCTCTTTGCTGTGGATAGCACAACCGAATTTCGTTTACTTGGACGGACCCGTGATGATGCGGCAGGAGAGGCCTTTGATAAGGTGGCCAAACTGCTGGATCTCGGTTATCCCGGCGGACCGACTGTCAGCAGATTAGCCGAACAGGGGAATGCCAACGCAATTGCTTTTCCCCGTGCCTGGCTGGATAAGGACAGTCTGGATTTCAGCTTCAGCGGCCTTAAAACCTCAGTGGCTAATTATGTCAATCAATGCCGTCAAAAAAACAAACCTGTGCCGACTGAAGACATCTGCGCCTCTTTTGAACAGGCAGTGGTGGATGTACTGGTGGAAAAAACCCTTGGTGCGGCTGAACAGGCCGGTCATACACAGGTTGTTATCGGCGGCGGTGTTGCTGCCAATAAAAAATTGCGTCAGCAGCTGAAGACCCGCTGTGCAGAGGCGGGACTGTGCTGTTTCACGCCGTCTCCTGAATATTGCACCGATAATGCAGCCATGATCGGGCTGGCCGGTTATTTTCAGTTTGTTGCTGGCTCCACGGTCGCCCCGGATGCTGATGCCTTTTCCCGTTCTCCACTGAACTGA
- a CDS encoding DUF2062 domain-containing protein, protein MIRSVFRLPRYYLLQIRRLKGDPVYLAKGFAFGVFMGVLPLVPIQTILIIPLSMTFRVSTIAAVIAGTIISNPLTFMPQYYITWKLGNAVLPGRISWEHLEEVLLAINNDGLLNGIATFSHLGIKTITVLLTGGALIGIPAGLISYFFALKFFRTLRAHRLRKQKLNNKKPHRERQGILPLQNKKK, encoded by the coding sequence ATGATACGAAGTGTCTTTCGCCTGCCCAGATATTATCTTTTACAGATACGACGACTGAAAGGAGATCCTGTCTATCTGGCCAAAGGATTTGCCTTTGGGGTCTTCATGGGGGTTCTTCCGCTGGTGCCGATCCAGACGATCCTGATCATTCCTCTCAGCATGACCTTTCGGGTCAGCACCATTGCCGCAGTCATTGCAGGGACTATAATCAGCAACCCGCTGACCTTTATGCCGCAATATTACATCACCTGGAAACTGGGCAATGCTGTTCTGCCCGGTAGGATTTCCTGGGAGCATCTGGAAGAGGTACTGTTGGCTATCAATAATGACGGTCTGCTCAACGGCATTGCTACGTTCAGCCATCTCGGGATCAAAACCATCACTGTCCTGCTCACTGGCGGGGCCTTGATCGGTATTCCAGCAGGTCTTATCAGTTATTTTTTCGCCCTTAAATTCTTTCGTACGCTTAGGGCTCACCGCCTGCGGAAACAAAAACTCAATAATAAGAAACCCCATCGCGAGCGGCAGGGGATTCTCCCTCTACAAAATAAGAAAAAATAA
- the rsmA gene encoding 16S rRNA (adenine(1518)-N(6)/adenine(1519)-N(6))-dimethyltransferase RsmA, giving the protein MVYQKSRILLKKQGLAASKKLGQNFLVHQHTAERIVDFAELSKQDTILEVGVGLGALTGPLAEAAGQVIGLEADSGIIRLHEEQQSLPDNVRLMHQDVLKADFNELVRLSGGKRLKIIANLPYSISSPFLFKLIEHHDLIDVVVVMLQKEVALRLLAQPGTKAYGVPTVMLATSATVKMLMHVGPEEFHPRPKVDSAVIRLSFHPLPERAAALGVFDRKLLKTIINNTFGQRRKTLLNGLAATGLLSKDALRECVAEADLLPTVRAEQLTLEEFVRLAQVIKTRL; this is encoded by the coding sequence ATGGTGTATCAGAAGAGCAGAATCCTGCTCAAGAAACAAGGGTTAGCAGCATCAAAGAAATTAGGACAGAACTTCCTTGTCCACCAACACACAGCGGAACGCATTGTTGATTTTGCTGAGCTGAGTAAACAGGATACAATACTGGAAGTTGGAGTGGGACTGGGAGCCTTAACAGGGCCCTTGGCGGAAGCTGCGGGCCAAGTTATAGGACTGGAGGCGGATTCCGGGATTATCCGTCTGCATGAGGAACAACAAAGCCTCCCGGACAATGTCCGGTTGATGCATCAGGATGTCCTTAAAGCGGATTTCAACGAGTTGGTGCGCCTTTCCGGGGGGAAACGGCTGAAGATCATTGCCAACCTGCCCTATTCTATTTCTTCACCCTTTCTCTTTAAGCTTATTGAGCACCACGATCTGATCGACGTTGTCGTGGTCATGCTCCAAAAAGAGGTGGCCCTGCGCTTGCTTGCTCAACCCGGCACCAAGGCCTATGGGGTGCCCACAGTCATGCTCGCGACCTCTGCAACAGTGAAGATGCTCATGCATGTGGGACCGGAAGAATTCCATCCCCGGCCCAAGGTGGATTCTGCGGTGATTCGGCTCTCCTTTCATCCCCTGCCGGAAAGAGCAGCCGCCTTGGGTGTGTTTGATCGCAAGCTACTCAAAACCATTATTAACAACACCTTTGGTCAGCGGCGAAAAACCCTGCTCAACGGACTTGCCGCCACCGGCTTACTCAGCAAGGATGCGTTAAGAGAATGTGTTGCAGAAGCCGACCTTCTCCCCACAGTCCGGGCAGAGCAGCTAACCTTGGAAGAATTTGTTCGGCTTGCTCAGGTTATCAAGACGAGGTTGTAA
- a CDS encoding Kazal-type serine protease inhibitor family protein, giving the protein MKFFIGLMGCFVLLLLNGCYYPGHPPQHPPGTTPSVTQPPQPPPGVCGGIAGWGCPSGQFCDFGRGNCNMPDAQGTCKPRPEMCNRMYKPVCGCDGMTYPNRCEAKQAGATIRHKGPCRVVRPVHPTRHR; this is encoded by the coding sequence ATGAAGTTTTTTATCGGGCTCATGGGTTGTTTTGTCCTGTTGCTGTTGAACGGTTGTTATTATCCCGGCCATCCTCCTCAGCATCCTCCTGGCACCACGCCTTCTGTCACTCAACCTCCGCAACCGCCTCCGGGTGTTTGTGGAGGCATAGCGGGATGGGGTTGTCCTTCAGGGCAGTTCTGTGATTTCGGTCGTGGTAACTGTAACATGCCGGATGCCCAAGGAACCTGTAAGCCGAGACCGGAAATGTGTAACCGTATGTATAAGCCTGTTTGCGGCTGCGACGGCATGACCTACCCAAATCGTTGTGAAGCTAAGCAGGCCGGTGCCACTATCAGGCATAAAGGACCATGCAGGGTTGTACGTCCTGTTCATCCGACCAGACATCGGTAG